The following proteins come from a genomic window of Syntrophorhabdales bacterium:
- a CDS encoding prepilin peptidase, with protein sequence MNIAPNLLFFVLGAVIGSFLNVCIYRLPRERSIVTPGSSCPHCGAHIAFYDNIPFVSYLVLKGKCRHCGARISLQYVTVELLTALLYAVVFQLYGFSLDLAVMLLFVSLLIVISFIDLEFKIIPDVLSLGGVMAGGALCFFRSTFNYVDALLGIVLGGGILWAIAAGYELLRKREGMGGGDIKLLAMIGAFCGIKGVLFALVFGSLFGTLVGIPVMLIKHEDTKYAIPFGPFLSLGALFYVLAGNRVMYAFLSLMSPQ encoded by the coding sequence ATGAACATAGCCCCGAACTTGCTTTTCTTTGTGCTGGGCGCAGTGATCGGCAGTTTCCTCAACGTCTGCATTTACAGACTCCCCAGAGAAAGATCTATCGTAACGCCGGGCTCTTCATGCCCGCACTGCGGAGCACACATAGCCTTCTACGATAATATACCCTTCGTCAGCTACCTGGTGCTGAAAGGCAAATGCCGCCACTGCGGTGCTCGCATCTCGTTGCAGTACGTCACGGTCGAACTCTTAACCGCTCTGCTGTACGCGGTTGTTTTTCAACTCTATGGTTTCTCGCTTGACCTCGCGGTGATGTTGCTCTTTGTCTCTCTTCTGATTGTCATATCTTTCATTGATCTTGAGTTCAAGATTATTCCAGATGTGCTCAGCCTGGGAGGCGTGATGGCGGGAGGTGCGCTCTGCTTTTTCAGGTCCACTTTCAATTATGTGGACGCCTTACTGGGAATAGTACTAGGTGGAGGCATACTCTGGGCCATTGCCGCTGGCTACGAGTTACTGCGTAAGCGCGAAGGCATGGGCGGGGGAGACATCAAGCTCCTGGCCATGATCGGCGCATTTTGCGGCATAAAGGGGGTCCTCTTCGCTCTTGTTTTCGGCTCCTTATTCGGCACCCTCGTCGGTATTCCAGTGATGCTCATCAAGCATGAGGACACGAAGTATGCCATTCCCTTCGGGCCCTTTCTCTCTCTTGGAGCGCTCTTCTACGTCCTGGCAGGTAACAGGGTGATGTATGCCTTCCTCAGTCTCATGTCGCCGCAATGA
- a CDS encoding pilin, protein MKIRRGTKGFTLIELLIVIAIIGILAAIAIPAYTGYTGRAKIAGVVHSMGAIKTAVSAYFVENGSTPVAANVAAIKTNYGIDVAAQYAAFDVAAGVGTCGVITAGIGTAKGALNDVNTDVNGQTLTLTPDGTCKTWTWGGSVPVSYMPKS, encoded by the coding sequence ATGAAGATTAGAAGAGGCACGAAAGGTTTTACCCTGATAGAATTATTGATCGTTATTGCAATCATCGGTATTCTCGCAGCCATCGCAATTCCAGCATACACAGGATACACTGGCAGGGCAAAGATTGCAGGCGTTGTCCATTCCATGGGCGCCATAAAGACGGCAGTGTCAGCCTATTTTGTCGAGAATGGCTCAACTCCAGTGGCAGCCAATGTCGCTGCCATCAAGACCAATTATGGTATCGACGTGGCTGCACAGTATGCAGCATTCGACGTGGCTGCTGGTGTCGGTACCTGTGGCGTCATAACAGCCGGGATAGGCACAGCTAAAGGGGCGCTGAATGACGTGAACACTGACGTCAACGGCCAGACACTCACGCTGACGCCGGACGGGACCTGCAAGACCTGGACTTGGGGTGGATCAGTACCTGTCTCCTATATGCCGAAAAGCTAG
- a CDS encoding oligopeptide/dipeptide ABC transporter ATP-binding protein, with the protein MLSVSELRKTYEIRRTPFAVHKEAIRAVNNVSFELAKGQTLGLVGESGCGKSTVAKCVTMLEKPDGGRISFMGRDWINIPHKERMPLRKEMQIIFQDPFSSLNPRKRVFAAIAEPLLVHRLVAKKALVERVRELLKNVGLDEDFLEKFPHEMSGGQRQRVAIGRALATSPSFIVADEPVSSLDVSVQAQIINLFLDIRERLGISMLFISHDLNIVRFISDRILVMYQGVVVESGETEELFSNPLHPYTRVLMHASIMAENSGEEEGTREGDCCVFSGRCGQRREMCCKETPLLAGPSNHRVACFLHEN; encoded by the coding sequence ATGCTATCTGTATCAGAACTGAGAAAGACCTACGAAATACGAAGAACCCCTTTCGCTGTGCATAAGGAGGCGATACGCGCGGTGAATAACGTCTCTTTTGAGCTGGCTAAGGGACAGACCCTTGGGCTTGTGGGAGAGAGCGGCTGCGGCAAAAGCACAGTAGCAAAATGCGTGACGATGCTCGAGAAGCCCGACGGGGGACGCATTTCCTTCATGGGGCGCGATTGGATCAACATTCCACACAAGGAACGAATGCCTCTACGCAAGGAAATGCAGATCATATTTCAAGATCCTTTTTCCTCTCTCAACCCGAGAAAGAGAGTGTTTGCTGCGATTGCCGAACCGCTTCTGGTCCACCGCCTAGTAGCAAAGAAAGCCTTGGTAGAAAGGGTTCGCGAGTTATTGAAAAACGTCGGGCTCGACGAAGACTTCCTTGAGAAGTTTCCCCACGAGATGAGTGGGGGGCAAAGGCAGCGCGTGGCTATCGGCAGAGCCCTGGCAACCTCTCCTTCCTTCATCGTAGCCGATGAACCTGTCTCGTCACTCGATGTTTCCGTGCAGGCTCAGATAATCAATCTCTTTCTGGATATACGCGAGCGACTGGGTATTTCCATGCTTTTTATCTCTCACGATCTCAATATAGTGAGGTTTATTTCCGATCGTATTTTGGTCATGTACCAGGGCGTAGTTGTCGAATCGGGAGAGACTGAAGAGCTCTTTTCAAACCCGCTGCATCCGTACACCAGGGTACTCATGCATGCGTCAATCATGGCGGAGAATAGCGGCGAAGAGGAGGGCACACGCGAGGGAGATTGTTGCGTCTTTTCAGGGCGATGTGGCCAAAGAAGAGAGATGTGCTGCAAGGAGACGCCTTTACTCGCGGGGCCGTCTAACCATCGCGTTGCGTGTTTCCTTCACGAGAATTAG
- a CDS encoding glycosyltransferase, translating to MLSSGLEHGAPEPSSNSTPFSPPLRLVHSSTLRYSGPGLSGIPRWELWAKCAIAFAAASVLAAAWWSGIFTTLFRLVPDTPFGTLWLFSLTSYGLIHYAAMVWRVYLWLRYRPLPAVQESELPFVSVIIPAYNEGALVQESILSATHCSYPRDRLEVIVVDDGSTDDTWQHIRRAARQAPIDVLTIRSPENKGKRNALYAGFCKARGEIWITVDSDSIVERDAFTNGVSALVRDKKIGCVAGNVKVLNRNDSLITRFLKVSFSLSFGFSRAYQNELRGLLTTPGALSIYRAKAVRSVLSRWINQTFMGAPCVTGEDRALTNLITAQGYHAVFQSNAVVWSEMPTTYVAMSKMFLRWARSNIRETLFLFTYLFKRFRPDYVWGFRINSVLVASTLVIPYLLIGQSCVLLMVATPLWFFRHAVMLTLLGVTMSLIYYRNEKDSDFLWVILYEFFWVVACQWIMPYAFLTCRHQGAWITRGPAPNCSSNSREGNTQRDG from the coding sequence GTGCTATCATCTGGTCTTGAGCACGGCGCGCCCGAACCTTCTTCCAACTCTACTCCATTTTCGCCTCCCCTGAGACTCGTGCACAGCTCTACGCTTCGGTACTCGGGGCCGGGCCTTTCGGGTATCCCACGGTGGGAGCTCTGGGCGAAGTGTGCGATCGCTTTTGCCGCTGCCTCAGTTCTCGCTGCGGCCTGGTGGTCGGGGATTTTCACCACGCTCTTCAGGCTGGTTCCTGATACCCCTTTTGGCACTCTCTGGCTTTTCTCTTTAACAAGCTATGGCTTGATTCATTACGCGGCTATGGTATGGCGTGTCTATCTCTGGCTCCGTTACCGTCCGTTGCCGGCTGTGCAGGAGAGCGAGTTGCCCTTTGTCTCCGTGATCATCCCTGCTTACAACGAGGGTGCTCTCGTGCAAGAATCCATCCTGTCCGCCACACATTGTTCTTATCCGAGGGACAGACTCGAGGTAATTGTCGTCGACGACGGGAGCACTGATGACACATGGCAGCACATCCGTAGGGCTGCCCGCCAAGCGCCCATCGATGTCCTCACTATTCGAAGTCCTGAAAACAAAGGCAAGAGAAACGCTCTTTATGCGGGTTTTTGCAAGGCCCGGGGTGAGATATGGATCACTGTTGATTCCGATAGCATTGTGGAGCGCGATGCGTTTACAAACGGAGTCAGCGCTCTGGTACGCGATAAAAAAATTGGCTGTGTGGCCGGCAATGTTAAGGTGCTGAACCGCAATGACAGTCTTATAACCCGTTTCCTCAAGGTCTCCTTCTCACTCTCGTTTGGTTTCTCAAGAGCTTACCAGAACGAGTTGCGCGGGTTGCTTACCACTCCAGGGGCACTTTCCATCTACCGGGCAAAGGCCGTCAGGTCGGTCCTTTCCAGATGGATCAATCAGACATTCATGGGAGCCCCCTGTGTAACCGGTGAAGACCGTGCTTTGACAAACCTCATCACGGCGCAGGGCTACCACGCGGTTTTCCAATCTAATGCTGTCGTATGGAGCGAAATGCCGACTACCTATGTGGCCATGTCGAAAATGTTCCTCCGGTGGGCCCGGAGCAACATACGGGAGACTCTATTTCTCTTTACCTATCTCTTTAAACGGTTTCGTCCCGATTACGTCTGGGGTTTCCGGATCAATTCGGTACTGGTCGCTTCAACTCTTGTGATACCCTATCTGCTCATTGGGCAGAGCTGCGTGCTGTTGATGGTGGCTACCCCACTGTGGTTCTTCCGTCATGCGGTAATGCTCACGCTGCTTGGCGTGACCATGAGTCTCATATACTACCGCAACGAAAAGGACTCTGATTTTCTCTGGGTGATTCTGTACGAATTCTTCTGGGTTGTAGCGTGTCAGTGGATTATGCCGTACGCTTTTCTGACCTGCCGTCACCAGGGGGCCTGGATCACTCGAGGGCCCGCGCCGAACTGTAGCTCTAATTCTCGTGAAGGAAACACGCAACGCGATGGTTAG
- a CDS encoding sigma-54 dependent transcriptional regulator, which yields MLRVFLSVKNSPTDFLPVLEGHQVDVHNGNGSLQQKVVSGNYNLVLSDADSSVVPSIKLADPRVEVILFGHNGEDGVEAIREGAWAHFPIPLDLDRLKAAIDDIADMFEVRKETARLEEQLDSKYTFAGIVARNPKMLEICSFIRRIAPYFKMVTIMGETGTGKEIVARAIHSLSAKQKDPLLVCNCGGFVESLIESELFGHKQGSFTGAIKDKVGLFEAAGEGTLFLDEIGELPLSFQPHLLRVLQNGEFRPVGSSQVIHAKCRVIAATSKNLSHEAKNGRFREDLFYRVTPLVITVPPLRERKDDIPLLSRFFLNKSNAATGKKIVGISRAAQALLMSHDWPGNVRELENVIEQSVILATESFIKVEHLPAYLRESNHRRSASGSSLAAVIRNHLEATLAACDGNKSETARRLGLSRRALLRWIEKYSITQSAE from the coding sequence TTGCTTAGAGTCTTTCTTTCGGTTAAGAATTCACCCACCGATTTCCTTCCCGTTCTGGAAGGACACCAGGTGGACGTGCACAATGGCAATGGAAGTCTCCAGCAAAAAGTAGTTTCCGGCAATTACAACCTTGTGTTGTCGGATGCCGATTCTTCAGTGGTGCCGTCCATCAAGCTCGCAGATCCAAGGGTGGAAGTAATTCTGTTCGGCCACAATGGTGAGGATGGGGTCGAAGCGATCAGGGAGGGCGCCTGGGCTCATTTTCCAATACCCCTCGATCTCGACCGGCTTAAGGCGGCAATCGACGACATAGCCGACATGTTCGAGGTAAGGAAAGAGACTGCGCGCCTCGAAGAACAACTTGATTCGAAGTACACGTTCGCAGGCATTGTCGCTAGAAACCCGAAGATGCTGGAGATCTGCTCCTTCATAAGAAGGATAGCACCCTATTTCAAGATGGTCACCATTATGGGTGAGACCGGAACAGGAAAAGAGATTGTTGCCAGGGCCATCCACAGCTTGAGCGCAAAACAGAAAGATCCGCTGCTCGTGTGCAATTGCGGTGGATTCGTCGAGTCCCTCATCGAGTCTGAGTTGTTCGGCCACAAACAGGGCTCATTTACCGGCGCAATTAAGGACAAGGTCGGCCTGTTCGAGGCTGCCGGTGAAGGCACCCTCTTTCTCGATGAGATAGGGGAACTCCCTCTTTCATTTCAGCCTCACCTGCTCAGAGTACTGCAGAACGGAGAATTCAGGCCGGTCGGAAGCAGCCAGGTGATACATGCCAAATGCCGTGTAATAGCTGCAACGAGCAAGAACCTTTCCCATGAGGCGAAGAACGGCAGGTTCCGGGAAGACCTCTTCTACAGGGTCACGCCCCTGGTAATCACAGTCCCTCCGCTTCGCGAACGTAAGGACGACATACCGCTGCTCTCGCGCTTCTTCCTCAATAAATCGAATGCCGCCACAGGAAAAAAGATCGTGGGCATCTCGAGGGCCGCCCAGGCTCTCCTGATGTCGCATGACTGGCCGGGCAATGTGCGCGAGCTGGAAAATGTTATCGAGCAATCGGTGATTCTTGCGACAGAGTCGTTCATAAAGGTGGAACATCTGCCCGCCTATCTGCGGGAGTCGAATCACAGGCGTTCTGCCTCAGGCTCATCTCTTGCCGCCGTCATAAGGAACCACCTGGAGGCGACCCTCGCTGCCTGCGATGGAAATAAAAGCGAGACAGCGCGAAGACTGGGTCTGAGCAGGCGCGCGCTCTTACGCTGGATCGAGAAATATAGCATAACTCAATCAGCAGAATGA
- a CDS encoding ABC transporter ATP-binding protein produces the protein MSLLSVSDLHTYFYANGTITKAVDGVDFDIDKGEIFGLVGESGCGKTMTALSIMKLVPPPGRIVKGRILFEDVDLISLSRKEMQQVRGNKMGMVFQEPLTSLNPVLRVGDQLSEGLIVHKALSKEEAKQISLDLLQKVGLDKPDKRYLQYPHQLSGGQRQRVLIAIAIACNPSLIIADEPTTALDVTVEAQILRLLQHVISEYHLSMLFITHNLNIIRRTGNSIGIMYAGRMVEKGRVKQFFEEPLHPYSKGLLDSMPRFSHDRRRLKAIPGAVPRLSDLPSGCKFNPRCPYVMDRCKVDEPPMYAVQERLVRCYLYQN, from the coding sequence ATGAGCTTACTTTCCGTTTCAGATCTCCACACGTATTTCTACGCCAACGGTACCATAACGAAAGCCGTGGACGGTGTCGATTTCGATATCGACAAAGGAGAAATCTTCGGCCTCGTGGGTGAGAGCGGCTGCGGAAAAACCATGACGGCGCTCTCCATAATGAAGCTGGTACCGCCTCCCGGCAGGATCGTGAAGGGAAGAATTCTGTTTGAGGATGTGGACTTGATTTCGCTCTCCCGCAAAGAAATGCAACAGGTACGCGGAAACAAGATGGGCATGGTTTTCCAGGAACCGTTGACGTCCCTCAATCCGGTACTTCGTGTCGGTGACCAACTCTCGGAAGGCCTTATTGTACATAAGGCACTTTCAAAGGAAGAAGCGAAGCAGATCTCCCTCGACCTCTTGCAGAAAGTGGGTCTCGATAAACCAGACAAACGCTACCTGCAGTATCCCCATCAGCTTTCCGGTGGGCAGCGGCAGCGAGTTTTGATTGCGATAGCCATCGCGTGCAATCCGTCCCTTATCATAGCAGACGAACCAACAACAGCGCTCGACGTCACAGTTGAAGCGCAAATCCTGCGCCTTCTCCAGCATGTGATCTCCGAATACCACCTGTCAATGCTTTTCATCACGCACAATCTGAATATAATTAGACGCACAGGGAATTCGATAGGGATCATGTATGCCGGAAGGATGGTGGAGAAGGGAAGGGTGAAACAGTTCTTTGAAGAGCCTCTGCATCCTTACAGCAAGGGGCTCCTGGATTCAATGCCGCGATTCTCGCACGACCGACGCAGGCTGAAGGCCATTCCCGGTGCAGTGCCGCGGCTATCCGACCTGCCTTCAGGATGCAAGTTTAACCCAAGGTGCCCTTACGTGATGGATAGGTGCAAGGTAGACGAGCCACCTATGTATGCGGTGCAGGAAAGACTGGTGCGATGCTATCTGTATCAGAACTGA
- a CDS encoding prepilin-type N-terminal cleavage/methylation domain-containing protein, whose amino-acid sequence MPSSVSCRRNEPPSRGLTLLELLVVLIVLAVCVTLALPNLSGWIEKYTVWKAARQLVTDLQLAKMRAVSHGVQHRVAFDAAHGSYIIEQGNASKGSTTWAPVGVVRDLSGPQNPHYARGVMLSTNFTDHVV is encoded by the coding sequence ATGCCTTCCTCAGTCTCATGTCGCCGCAATGAGCCTCCCTCTCGAGGGCTTACCCTACTCGAACTGCTCGTTGTCCTGATAGTCCTTGCTGTCTGTGTAACGCTCGCACTACCGAATCTTTCGGGATGGATCGAGAAGTACACGGTATGGAAGGCAGCGCGACAACTGGTGACCGACCTGCAGCTGGCGAAGATGAGGGCGGTTTCTCATGGGGTGCAACACAGGGTAGCGTTTGATGCTGCACACGGGTCATATATCATAGAACAGGGTAACGCTTCGAAAGGATCAACCACGTGGGCTCCTGTCGGCGTTGTCCGTGATCTCTCTGGCCCGCAGAACCCCCACTACGCTAGAGGCGTGATGTTATCCACGAATTTTACGGATCACGTGGT